A DNA window from Phragmites australis chromosome 11, lpPhrAust1.1, whole genome shotgun sequence contains the following coding sequences:
- the LOC133883862 gene encoding plant cysteine oxidase 2-like: MLLDADDLKPHDVGINSSMQYFEHVDSKGPPRVTYLHFYGCSKFSFGIFCLPKSAVIPLHNHPGMTVFSKILFGSMHLKSYDWAKSPPDSSNNNTLEASDGARLAKVNTDAVFDASAETVVLYPENGGNLHCFTALTPCAVLDVMGPPYNRADGRDCAYYDESPYSSSCGDKQYSWLKEIRSTFEMEPIPMVRKFIV, encoded by the exons ATGCTTTTGGATGCAGATGATTTAAAGCCACATGATGTTGGGATAAACTCTAGTATGCAGTATTTCGAGCACGTCGATTCTAAAGGGCCGCCTCGAGTTACTTATTTGCATTTCTATGGTTGCTCCAAGTTTTCG TTTGGTATCTTCTGTTTGCCGAAATCAGCTGTCATTCCCCTCCACAATCATCCTGGGATGACAGTCTTTAGCAAGATATTATTTGGTTCCATGCACCTGAAGTCATATGACTGGGCGAAAAGTCCCCCGGATAGTAGTAATAACAACACACTTGAGGCCTCAGATG GAGCTCGTTTAGCCAAGGTAAATACAGATGCTGTTTTCGACGCTTCAGCTGAGACCGTAGTTCTATACCCAGAAAATGGAGGGAATTTGCACTGTTTTACTGCTTTGACTCCTTGTGCTGTGCTTGATGTGATGGGGCCACCATACAACCGTGCTGATGGAAGGGATTGCGCTTATTACGATGAGTCGCCGTACTCGAGTTCAT GTGGAGATAAACAATATTCTTGGCTCAAAGAGATTCGTAGCACATTCGAAATGGAACCTATACCGATGGTGCGGAAGTTTATTGTCTAG